Proteins encoded within one genomic window of Microbacterium sp. LKL04:
- a CDS encoding ArsR/SmtB family transcription factor — protein MRTVLPLIDRPANDAAVCCAPLVKEPISQSEAERLAATLKALADPARLRLLSIVASSADQEACVCDLIEPIGLSQPTVSHHLKVLTEAGFLSRSKRGTWAYYRLQPEALAGVAEFLAV, from the coding sequence ATGAGGACCGTGCTCCCGCTGATCGACCGTCCGGCGAACGATGCGGCAGTCTGCTGCGCGCCGCTGGTGAAGGAGCCGATCAGCCAGAGCGAGGCGGAGCGTCTCGCCGCGACCCTCAAGGCGCTCGCCGATCCGGCCCGCCTGCGACTCCTCTCGATCGTCGCGTCGTCGGCCGATCAGGAAGCGTGCGTCTGCGACCTCATCGAGCCGATCGGCCTCTCGCAACCGACCGTGTCGCATCACCTCAAGGTGCTGACCGAAGCCGGCTTCCTCTCTCGCTCCAAGCGCGGGACGTGGGCGTACTACCGGCTGCAGCCCGAGGCGCTCGCGGGGGTCGCGGAGTTCCTCGCCGTCTGA
- a CDS encoding FAD-dependent oxidoreductase, which produces MTLLDLTPRTATAPRLDALPVVVIGAGPIGLAAAANLVERGIDVVVLEAGEEPAAAVRRWGHIRLFSPWRHLVDPASRRLLEASGWTEPDADAAPTGRELVDAYVAPLAELKPLRSRIRYGSRVLAVAREGMDRTRSAGRETTPFVVRYATADGVIELTARAVIDASGTFDSPNPLGSTGLDPLGAPDLGDRLVHPLPDVLGIDRARFAGRHTTVVGAGHSAANTLLALATLAESEPGTRITWLIRNDSAVRVSSSADDELGDRAALGSRLDTLVHRGIVEKIDAFEIATVERRAGGVRLIGMRRGAASVHDTDLVVAATGFRPDLSMLREIRLGLDDIVEAPVRLAPLIDPNVHSCGTVEPHGFDELRHPEHGFFIVGMKSYGRAPTFLLATGYEQVRSVVAWIDGDMRSATRVQLTLPATGVCSTDAGGCC; this is translated from the coding sequence ATGACGCTGCTCGACCTCACCCCCCGCACGGCGACCGCGCCTCGGCTCGACGCCCTCCCGGTCGTCGTGATCGGCGCCGGCCCGATCGGACTCGCCGCGGCCGCCAATCTCGTCGAACGCGGGATCGACGTGGTGGTCCTCGAGGCGGGCGAGGAGCCCGCCGCCGCCGTCCGACGGTGGGGCCACATCCGCCTCTTCTCGCCCTGGCGACACCTCGTCGACCCGGCATCCCGCCGCCTGCTCGAGGCTTCGGGGTGGACCGAGCCCGACGCGGATGCCGCACCGACCGGGCGCGAGCTGGTCGATGCCTACGTCGCTCCGCTCGCCGAGCTCAAGCCGCTGCGCTCCCGTATCCGCTACGGGTCTCGGGTCCTCGCCGTCGCGCGCGAGGGCATGGATCGCACCCGCAGCGCCGGCCGCGAGACAACCCCCTTCGTCGTCCGCTACGCCACGGCCGACGGGGTCATCGAGCTCACGGCCAGGGCCGTCATCGACGCCTCGGGAACGTTCGACTCCCCTAATCCCCTGGGCTCGACGGGCCTCGATCCGCTGGGCGCGCCGGATCTCGGCGACCGGCTCGTCCATCCCCTCCCCGATGTCCTCGGCATCGACCGGGCGCGCTTCGCGGGGCGACACACGACGGTGGTGGGCGCCGGACACTCCGCCGCGAACACGCTTCTCGCTCTCGCAACGCTCGCCGAGTCCGAACCGGGTACCCGCATCACCTGGCTGATCCGCAACGACTCCGCGGTCCGGGTCTCGTCGTCCGCTGACGACGAGCTCGGCGACCGGGCCGCGCTCGGGTCACGGCTGGACACGCTCGTGCACCGCGGCATCGTCGAGAAGATCGACGCGTTCGAGATCGCGACGGTGGAGCGCCGGGCGGGCGGTGTGAGATTGATCGGGATGCGGCGGGGCGCGGCATCCGTCCACGACACCGACCTCGTGGTCGCTGCCACCGGCTTCCGTCCCGACCTGTCGATGCTGCGCGAGATCCGGCTCGGCCTCGACGACATCGTCGAGGCTCCCGTCCGACTCGCTCCGCTCATCGATCCCAACGTGCACTCCTGCGGCACCGTCGAACCGCACGGGTTCGACGAGCTCCGGCATCCCGAGCATGGCTTCTTCATCGTCGGCATGAAGTCCTATGGTCGCGCGCCGACCTTCCTGCTGGCGACGGGATACGAGCAGGTGCGGTCTGTCGTGGCGTGGATCGACGGCGACATGCGCTCTGCCACCCGAGTGCAGTTGACCCTGCCGGCTACGGGCGTGTGCTCGACGGATGCCGGGGGATGCTGCTGA